A genomic window from Caballeronia sp. SBC1 includes:
- a CDS encoding MFS transporter: MSARAPVFTVERLRGDFFPWVLALVTGLDYFDNAIFSFFASYIAGGINASPDELVWSSSAYAVAAVLGILQQQWWVDRLGHRRYVAGCMLLYACGAMMSALTETSLQLMFTRGLQGYFIGPMMGACRILIQVSFTPQKRAGATRAFLILIVGSSAVAPLLGGWLVSHFDWRALFACTAPAGLAFAVLAMLALPDSGNVVREERGATSFWPYLLFAFAQGALQIVMQQVRFVHFSTSPALVLLTVAGIGALAWFAWHQWHHPAPLVRLHALRERSFQVGLLLYMFYYFESTGFSYLISRFLEQGLGYPVENTGRLVGITSLISGSALFLYFRYTKYVKRKKWIIVPGFAIAALVGWLMTRMSPGVAQSDLIPPMLLRGLLLLFIVLPVANLTFKIFEIEEFTHGYRLKNIVRQLTLSFATAAVIIVEQHREALHQSRLAEAVNPYNPEFQNAANALANGFAAAGHSAVDAHRLAIATIARTVAQQASFLASLDGFYFLMGVAICGGVFALWQKQID; the protein is encoded by the coding sequence ATGAGCGCGCGGGCGCCGGTGTTCACGGTCGAGCGGTTGCGCGGGGACTTTTTCCCGTGGGTGCTCGCGCTCGTGACCGGGCTGGACTACTTCGACAACGCCATCTTTTCGTTTTTTGCCAGCTACATTGCGGGTGGAATCAATGCATCGCCGGATGAACTTGTGTGGTCGTCGAGCGCGTACGCGGTCGCCGCCGTGCTCGGGATCTTGCAGCAGCAATGGTGGGTGGACCGGCTCGGGCACCGGCGTTATGTGGCCGGCTGCATGCTGCTGTACGCGTGCGGCGCGATGATGTCCGCGCTCACCGAAACCTCGCTGCAACTGATGTTCACGCGCGGTTTGCAAGGCTACTTCATCGGTCCGATGATGGGCGCATGCCGCATCCTGATCCAAGTGAGCTTTACGCCGCAAAAGCGCGCCGGCGCAACGCGGGCGTTCTTGATCCTGATCGTGGGCAGCAGCGCAGTTGCGCCCTTGCTTGGGGGCTGGCTCGTGTCGCACTTCGACTGGCGCGCGTTGTTCGCCTGCACCGCGCCCGCAGGGCTCGCATTCGCCGTCCTGGCCATGCTCGCATTGCCTGATTCCGGCAATGTGGTGCGGGAGGAACGTGGCGCGACGAGTTTCTGGCCGTATCTATTGTTTGCGTTTGCGCAGGGCGCGCTGCAGATCGTGATGCAACAAGTGCGCTTCGTGCACTTCAGCACGTCGCCTGCTCTCGTATTGCTGACGGTGGCGGGTATTGGCGCCCTCGCCTGGTTTGCGTGGCATCAATGGCATCACCCTGCACCGCTCGTACGCCTTCACGCACTGCGCGAACGCTCGTTTCAGGTCGGTCTCCTGCTGTACATGTTCTATTACTTCGAGTCGACGGGATTCAGCTACCTGATCTCGCGATTCCTCGAACAGGGACTCGGGTATCCGGTCGAGAACACGGGCCGGCTGGTCGGTATCACGTCGCTGATCTCGGGTTCCGCGCTGTTCCTGTATTTCAGGTATACCAAGTACGTGAAGCGCAAGAAATGGATCATCGTGCCGGGTTTTGCGATTGCGGCGCTGGTCGGGTGGCTGATGACGCGAATGTCGCCGGGCGTGGCCCAAAGCGACCTGATCCCACCCATGTTGCTACGTGGATTGTTGCTGCTGTTCATCGTGTTGCCCGTCGCGAATCTGACGTTCAAGATTTTCGAGATCGAGGAGTTTACGCACGGCTACCGGTTGAAAAATATTGTGCGGCAGTTGACGCTCTCGTTTGCAACGGCGGCAGTGATTATTGTCGAACAGCATCGGGAAGCCTTGCATCAGTCAAGACTCGCCGAAGCTGTGAATCCGTACAATCCGGAATTTCAGAACGCCGCGAATGCGCTGGCGAATGGCTTCGCAGCGGCTGGCCATTCAGCCGTCGATGCCCACAGGCTTGCTATTGCAACCATCGCCCGCACGGTCGCGCAACAGGCGAGTTTCCTCGCTTCGCTCGACGGTTTTTATTTCCTGATGGGTGTGGCAATTTGCGGTGGCGTGTTCGCCCTCTGGCAGAAACAGATCGATTGA
- a CDS encoding zinc-dependent peptidase, producing the protein MANFLTRLISGNRRERALRKHAIDDTLWHNTLERLPFFGHLDDADRGRLREWSTLFIAEKEFSTAHDLTLTDAMIVAIAAQACLPVLNLSLELYRGWVGVIVYPGEFVIRKTVEDEAGVVHEIEHDASGEAWEGGPVVLSWEDAQMTDGADAYNVVIHEFAHKIDMLNGEADGHPPLFRRWHAPLDSNAWNDVFDHAYDHFCAQVDAVPPRRWGRFERESLIDPYAADHPSEFFAVCSEALFVQPVAFERDYPELYRLLARYYRQDPAGVGALNSPGQE; encoded by the coding sequence ATGGCCAATTTCCTGACCCGGCTGATCAGCGGAAATCGTCGTGAAAGAGCGCTGCGCAAACACGCTATCGACGACACGCTCTGGCACAACACACTCGAGCGCCTGCCGTTTTTTGGTCATCTCGACGACGCCGATCGCGGCCGGCTGCGCGAATGGTCAACGCTTTTTATCGCTGAAAAGGAGTTTTCGACCGCCCACGACCTGACGCTCACCGACGCGATGATCGTCGCTATCGCGGCGCAAGCCTGTCTGCCCGTGCTGAATCTGAGCCTGGAGTTGTACCGCGGCTGGGTCGGCGTGATTGTGTATCCGGGCGAGTTCGTGATCCGCAAGACGGTTGAGGACGAGGCGGGCGTGGTGCACGAGATTGAACACGATGCGAGCGGCGAGGCTTGGGAAGGCGGCCCGGTCGTGCTGTCGTGGGAAGACGCGCAGATGACCGATGGCGCCGATGCCTACAACGTGGTGATCCACGAGTTTGCGCACAAGATCGACATGCTGAATGGCGAGGCGGACGGTCATCCGCCCCTCTTTCGCCGCTGGCACGCGCCGCTCGATTCCAACGCCTGGAACGATGTCTTCGATCACGCGTACGACCATTTCTGCGCTCAGGTTGACGCGGTTCCCCCGCGCCGATGGGGCCGGTTTGAGCGCGAATCGCTGATCGATCCCTACGCCGCCGACCATCCGTCGGAGTTTTTTGCAGTCTGCAGCGAGGCGCTGTTCGTGCAGCCGGTGGCGTTCGAGCGTGATTATCCGGAGTTGTATCGCCTGCTTGCGCGCTATTACCGGCAGGACCCTGCGGGCGTGGGTGCGCTGAACTCGCCGGGGCAAGAATGA
- a CDS encoding type B 50S ribosomal protein L31, which yields MKEGIHPNYREVLFVDMSNDFKFITRSTINTRETGEFEGKTYPLAKIEVSSESHPFYTGQQKIMDTAGRVEKFNKKFAAFSAKK from the coding sequence ATGAAAGAAGGCATTCACCCGAATTACCGCGAAGTGCTGTTTGTCGACATGTCGAATGACTTCAAGTTCATCACACGTTCGACCATCAACACGCGCGAAACCGGCGAGTTCGAAGGCAAGACGTACCCGCTGGCAAAGATCGAAGTGTCGTCGGAATCGCATCCGTTCTACACCGGTCAGCAAAAGATCATGGACACGGCCGGCCGCGTCGAGAAGTTCAACAAGAAGTTCGCAGCATTTTCGGCAAAGAAGTAA
- a CDS encoding glycosyltransferase family 39 protein, producing the protein MRNVVRLTASATSALPRWLLLAICIIYASFGLFGRDPWKNEDAAGFGVMWTMANGGAKDWLLPNLVGKALTGDGPFMYWFGAGFIRLLSPWVDASNASRVVTGLLFCIACAFVWYTAYLLGRRDEAQPFKYAFGGEPEPRDYGRTLADGALLILLACFGLAERGHETTPQLAQFAGTAMLLYGLVRSCDKPIQGALVWGAAIGFVGLSSSPVLVLALLLCTLAMTVIVREVRPFHLVVLGVPVAVILIGAWVWAVLYFYPDDGEWWLRQWWRNSFDSFSGSPIQALSYALKNLPLFTWPAWPLAIWTFVSWSGLRRSPHVAVPLSVIGPLLVLVILQSHQSNRLFMLLLPPLSVLATFALPTLKRGAINAIDWFAMLSFTLLATFVWLVWSAGLFGFPAPLARNLARLAPGFQPEFKIMSFVCAVAVTLCWFSLARWRLARHPKVLWRSVVLSSAGTTLMWVLLMTLWLPVVNYSRTYRDVAEQIADHLPPDYTCISPVRLGDAQIATFAYFGGMHFAFDEDCDVILRQDTQDYGEPSSISPFEWKLVWEGRRVADRDERFRLYVRIERPVAPVKRLRPKSLHRGSD; encoded by the coding sequence ATGCGAAATGTTGTCCGTCTGACCGCCTCCGCCACTAGCGCCCTGCCGCGCTGGCTGCTGCTCGCCATTTGTATCATCTACGCGTCGTTTGGACTGTTCGGCCGTGACCCGTGGAAAAACGAGGACGCAGCGGGCTTCGGCGTGATGTGGACCATGGCCAACGGGGGCGCGAAAGACTGGCTCCTGCCGAATCTGGTAGGCAAGGCGCTCACCGGCGACGGCCCGTTCATGTACTGGTTCGGCGCGGGTTTTATCCGCCTGCTGAGCCCGTGGGTCGATGCAAGCAACGCATCGAGAGTGGTAACCGGATTGCTGTTTTGTATCGCCTGCGCGTTCGTCTGGTACACGGCGTATCTACTTGGCCGGCGTGACGAGGCACAACCGTTCAAATACGCCTTTGGCGGCGAGCCCGAGCCGCGTGACTACGGCCGCACACTCGCCGATGGCGCGCTGCTGATCCTGCTCGCCTGCTTCGGCCTGGCCGAGCGCGGCCACGAAACCACGCCCCAGCTCGCTCAGTTCGCCGGCACCGCCATGCTGCTGTACGGCCTCGTGCGCAGTTGCGACAAGCCGATCCAGGGCGCGCTCGTCTGGGGCGCGGCTATTGGCTTCGTGGGTTTATCGAGCAGCCCGGTGCTGGTGCTGGCACTGCTGCTCTGCACGCTGGCCATGACCGTTATCGTGCGCGAAGTGCGGCCGTTCCATCTGGTTGTGCTCGGCGTCCCCGTCGCCGTCATCCTGATCGGCGCTTGGGTGTGGGCGGTGCTGTACTTCTACCCGGACGACGGTGAATGGTGGCTGCGCCAATGGTGGCGTAACAGCTTCGACTCGTTTTCCGGTTCGCCGATCCAGGCGCTCTCCTACGCCCTCAAGAACCTGCCGCTCTTCACGTGGCCGGCGTGGCCGCTCGCCATCTGGACCTTTGTGAGCTGGAGCGGACTGCGCCGCTCGCCGCACGTGGCCGTGCCGCTTTCGGTGATCGGGCCGCTGCTGGTGCTGGTGATCCTGCAAAGTCATCAGTCGAACCGCCTGTTCATGCTGTTGCTGCCGCCGTTGTCCGTGCTGGCCACGTTCGCGCTGCCCACGCTCAAGCGCGGGGCGATCAACGCCATCGACTGGTTTGCAATGTTGAGTTTCACGCTGCTCGCCACGTTCGTCTGGCTCGTCTGGAGCGCGGGCCTGTTTGGTTTCCCCGCCCCGCTCGCGCGCAATCTCGCGCGTCTGGCGCCCGGTTTCCAGCCCGAATTCAAGATCATGTCGTTCGTGTGCGCGGTCGCCGTGACGCTGTGCTGGTTCTCGCTCGCGCGTTGGCGCCTCGCGCGTCATCCGAAGGTGTTGTGGCGCAGCGTCGTGCTGTCGAGCGCGGGAACCACGCTGATGTGGGTGCTGCTGATGACGCTGTGGCTGCCCGTGGTGAACTACAGCCGGACGTATCGCGACGTGGCCGAACAGATTGCCGATCATCTGCCGCCTGACTACACCTGCATTTCCCCGGTGCGCCTGGGCGATGCACAGATTGCGACTTTCGCGTATTTCGGCGGCATGCATTTCGCCTTCGATGAAGACTGCGACGTGATCCTGCGCCAGGACACGCAAGATTACGGCGAACCGTCGTCAATCTCGCCGTTCGAGTGGAAGCTGGTGTGGGAAGGCCGGCGCGTGGCCGACCGCGACGAACGGTTCCGGCTGTATGTGCGCATCGAGCGGCCGGTGGCGCCGGTCAAGCGGTTGCGGCCGAAGTCGCTGCATCGCGGAAGCGACTGA
- a CDS encoding MATE family efflux transporter — MWPDVRKIVALAWPVLIGQLAIIAFGVIDTAMVGRYSATDLAALGLGSSIYISVYIGLTGILTALQPIAGQLFGARREAEIGEEVRQALWLAAVLSVIGFVCLYFPQPLLSIADAPPALHDRTLAYLRILSLGLPASLAFRVYSSLTNAVGKPRLVMFLQVGALMLKIPLNLWFIFGGFGVPALGGPGCAIASTMINWLIAIVGITVLVRFEFFRPFGVFSRFCWPVWQRQKALLKLGIPMGLSYLIEVTSYTFMALFISHFGTTTLAGHQITGNIGAVLYMTPLSIGVASATLVSQALGAQRFDAARSLARHGIMLSCGIACVYGAALFALRPYLLEAYTPDSQVIAAAMPLLAIVVFYHFFDALQITTAFVLRAYKVAVVPTVIYAVALWGIGLGGGYLLGFNVGGYAPAWLHGARGFWVANSLSLGVAGVGLFLYWRRISTRHIPDDRVRAGAEPV, encoded by the coding sequence ATGTGGCCGGATGTCCGCAAGATCGTGGCCCTGGCGTGGCCGGTTCTGATCGGCCAGTTGGCGATCATCGCGTTCGGCGTGATCGATACAGCCATGGTCGGTCGATATTCCGCCACGGATCTGGCGGCACTCGGCCTCGGTTCGTCGATCTACATCTCTGTCTATATTGGTTTGACGGGCATCCTGACGGCGTTGCAGCCCATCGCCGGCCAATTGTTCGGTGCGCGGCGCGAAGCCGAGATCGGCGAGGAAGTCCGGCAGGCACTATGGCTGGCGGCGGTGTTGTCGGTGATTGGCTTCGTCTGCCTGTATTTCCCGCAGCCTCTTCTAAGCATCGCCGATGCTCCCCCCGCCCTGCACGACCGCACCCTCGCCTATTTGCGCATCCTGTCGCTTGGACTGCCCGCGAGTCTGGCATTTCGTGTTTATAGCTCGCTCACAAACGCCGTCGGTAAACCGCGCCTCGTCATGTTCCTGCAAGTCGGCGCGCTGATGCTGAAGATCCCGCTCAACCTGTGGTTCATCTTCGGCGGTTTCGGCGTGCCGGCGCTCGGTGGTCCGGGCTGCGCCATTGCCAGCACCATGATCAACTGGCTAATAGCCATTGTCGGAATAACGGTGCTTGTGCGTTTTGAGTTCTTCCGGCCGTTCGGCGTGTTTTCGCGCTTTTGCTGGCCCGTCTGGCAACGTCAAAAAGCGCTGCTCAAACTCGGCATTCCTATGGGGCTGTCCTACCTGATCGAAGTGACGTCATACACCTTCATGGCGTTGTTCATCTCGCACTTTGGCACGACCACGCTGGCTGGGCATCAGATCACCGGAAACATTGGCGCCGTGCTCTACATGACGCCCTTGTCCATTGGCGTGGCGTCCGCGACCCTCGTCTCGCAGGCGCTCGGCGCACAACGTTTCGATGCCGCCCGTTCGCTCGCCCGCCACGGCATTATGTTGTCGTGCGGTATTGCGTGCGTGTACGGCGCGGCGCTGTTCGCACTGCGGCCGTACTTGCTCGAGGCCTACACGCCGGACAGCCAGGTGATCGCGGCGGCCATGCCGTTACTCGCCATTGTCGTGTTCTATCATTTCTTCGATGCCCTCCAGATCACCACGGCTTTCGTGCTGCGCGCCTACAAGGTGGCGGTCGTACCCACGGTGATCTACGCGGTTGCGTTGTGGGGGATCGGGTTGGGCGGCGGGTACTTGCTCGGGTTCAACGTGGGCGGTTATGCGCCTGCCTGGCTGCATGGTGCACGCGGGTTCTGGGTGGCGAACTCGCTGAGCCTGGGCGTGGCGGGCGTAGGACTGTTTCTCTACTGGCGGCGTATCAGCACGCGGCACATTCCGGACGATCGCGTCCGCGCAGGGGCCGAGCCGGTTTAG